TGTATGAAGCTATAATTTTGTTGTTCTTGTTTCTTTTGCTTATGTATGCAGTAGCTGTTGGAttggatatatatttttatggctGGGCAAAGGAGATTGATTTCCAACATCATTATTgcaaagaaaattatttcttttgaagtCATATCAACATCATTGTGAAATATAGTTTATAGTTCTTCCTTTTTCAATTCATCAACTGCCGGTGGCTTTCATATCCTTCTCTATCGCATTATCTTGATTGCGAAATCTGAGGGGAAGACTATGCTTCATTAACGGCTTTATAGATGTTACACTTTGTAGCAAATTTTGTCGACAGATATCTTTACAACTACCCCCTCCTATATAAACACTCCTCATGGTCATGAATGATCAACAGAATCAGCGTTTTTTTTCTTCAGCAGAAATGTTGGACCACGAATGAAATTCCCTAGGTTTCAAAAAGACTAATGGGCGGAAATTAGTTGAAAGTTTTCTATTCATAAGTTTGAACCAAAAGAAAGCAATGGAAAATTAGCTAAAACTTCAGCTGCTGGTGTAGCAAAGTCTTAAAGGTGAAATTTCTTTATAAGACACTATTTTGGCATGCAGAAAAAAAACCCATTATTTATCTTTACATAAGGCTTTTAGTTTCTAAGATTTGGGGAGGATAGGGCATTCAATATATGGTGAATTTAATGCCCTAAATTTTGCAGATTAGAAAGCAGTAAGTGTAGACATAGATGTTTATGTTCTTCTTGTTGTTATCTACGAGAAGACTGTTTTTAGGTACTGCATGAGCTCAGATGACCAACCTAATCAAGAGACAGGCACATGGTGCACATGCGTGCCAGCAAATGACAGGAGACTTCACTGTTCAATACTAATGTTTAGGTACCCTGGTTGGCTAGCTATGGCTAGCTTGGTGgaattcttttttgttttcattggTGTCTTAAGGACTGTCATGTATCATAGTAGATTTGATAATGAGGCCTTGATGGTTGATCAAAAAGTAAAATTGGAAAGTCAGATTGCAATGATGCTGTAACAATAGGTTGTGACTTTCTAATGGAATCACTAAAAACCGTGAATAATACGGAACATAGAAAGaggtataataataaaccaaTCCATTCTCATAATAACATCGTGGATAAACTCTCAATATGTTCCGAGTGAACAGAAAAAGTTCATCAGTTTAATGCAATCTTCAAACCTCCAAAATAATCTAccaatagattttttttaatgtaattatttttcaaaataatcaaatattattttcaaaataatcttaaaagatattatttaaatttagttacttTTGAAAACAAACATGTACAATGAGCCTATCTCTTGATTAGGTCGATCATCTCATTATCTTAGTCACTGCTATCAACCAcagatattttgattttgattaaaataagcAAAAGTATGAGAACTAATTAGAATCAATATGTGCACCATTGTTGTCCTTCAAATGTGTGATGCAGTAcctattcttttatatttttagtcaaAATCAAGATATCTACTTTATTATGAATGCAGGAGGTAAACTTggatatctattttttaattattgttttgtgTAAGTGAATggtttttaaaaagaaaactaataagaaaagaaatgctAAGAGCAGAATTTATATCCAGATCCGGGACTTTAGATGTTGATTCGTATAGTCAGATTCAAGAATTAATACCTAATAGATCGAGAATCAAATTCCAGCACCCgcaatttctttctttccttgaTCTTTCGTTGTattaagaaaacaaacaaaagaaaagggcTAAACCTTTATCTCATAAGCATACagataattctatttttatgattagcattaattgattgatatacAAAGGTGCATGCCTGCATGGTCTAGTGCATGGCCAAAGATTAGTGGGGAACTAGCTAACttttaagagaaataaaagaaagaaaaagggaaagacaAAACAAAcaggtgtatatatataacatgagtcggaaaataataataatggagaTGAAAAAGTGTAGTTTCAATTTGTTCTGTTAGATGGGAGTATTCTGGTTCCTTGAAGACCACCGTGTTTTCCTCACTTTCCAGAACCCAATTCTGTGAGAAATCCAACTCCCTCTTCACATTTAATGACTTGGTCTGCATGTGCAAAATGTTCAGTTTTGCCCACCAACTCTTTGGCCTTCAACGACTCTCGTTCCCAATCCGTCCTGAATACCACTGTTAAGATGGAGATAACACATGCAATCTGAGCACCTAGCAGCCCATAACACATCCCCACGAACCCTAGTCCGCAAACAAAGCCTAGGACTATTGCCAAAGGCGCACCCACCAAGTAAAACGAGTAAAAGTTTATGGTTGCCCCAGTCCCGGGCCTAGCACTCCCTCTTAGGATCCCACAACTTGTGGTTTGTGGACAATTTGCTAGCTCACACAGTCCAAGTATGGGTAGTACAATCATGGTTAGCTCTAGAACCTCATAATCCTTTGTGAAAACTCTTCCCCAAGCTTCTCTCCCGAATACCGTCCCTATTAATCCCAAAAATGAGGTCAACAAGGCTAGCCCTATGGCTACCACTGCTGCCAACCGTGCCCTGCTCGGCCTCCCCGCTCCGAGCTCATTCCCGACTCGGGTTGAGGCCGATGCACTGAGTGCTGTTGGCAACGTGTACATGAGAGACGTCGTTTGTATCACTATTGCTGACGTTGCCAAAGCAACTCGAGGTTCGGATAAATAACCGGCTAGAATTGTCATAAACTCGTACCACCACCACTCTAAGCAAACAGCAATGCAGCTTGGTATTGCCAGTCGAAGAAGATCTCCCCATTCCTTCCCTATTAGAGCTGTTGACGAAGGTGGGTGTGTCAGAGTTGGCGATGGTAACAAAGGCGTCCGCATCGACTCCTGTGGAACAAGATGACTAGTTCGAGTGTAGAACATGTaacaaagaaggaagaaaaggGTGTTGAAGTTGGTGATGAAGGTGGAGATTGCTATCCCAGGGACTCCTAAACCTAAAGTAAAGGATAAAAGGACTGTGATTGGAAGATGAAAAAGGGTCGAAACTAAAGCTGACCACATTAAAGGCCAAGTTGTTCCTTTGCTACGCAAGTAAATACGTAGAGGATGAAGAAGGCTATTTGCT
This genomic window from Gossypium raimondii isolate GPD5lz chromosome 10, ASM2569854v1, whole genome shotgun sequence contains:
- the LOC105774890 gene encoding protein DETOXIFICATION 55, with amino-acid sequence MDELEALRSYQKQPTMAEVTEELKRIIDIGFPIAAMSLVSYARNMVLVVCMGRLGSLELAGGALAVGFTNISGYSVLSGLATGMESLCSQAFGSRNLSMAALTLQRTIVMLLLASVPIGLIWFNLEPLMLSINQDPDISKVASLYCRFAIPDLIANSLLHPLRIYLRSKGTTWPLMWSALVSTLFHLPITVLLSFTLGLGVPGIAISTFITNFNTLFFLLCYMFYTRTSHLVPQESMRTPLLPSPTLTHPPSSTALIGKEWGDLLRLAIPSCIAVCLEWWWYEFMTILAGYLSEPRVALATSAIVIQTTSLMYTLPTALSASASTRVGNELGAGRPSRARLAAVVAIGLALLTSFLGLIGTVFGREAWGRVFTKDYEVLELTMIVLPILGLCELANCPQTTSCGILRGSARPGTGATINFYSFYLVGAPLAIVLGFVCGLGFVGMCYGLLGAQIACVISILTVVFRTDWERESLKAKELVGKTEHFAHADQVIKCEEGVGFLTELGSGK